In the genome of Ctenopharyngodon idella isolate HZGC_01 chromosome 19, HZGC01, whole genome shotgun sequence, one region contains:
- the ptp4a2b gene encoding protein tyrosine phosphatase type IVA 2 has protein sequence MGRLANMNRPAAVEISYDCMRFLITHNPTNSTLNKFTEELKKFGVNTLVRVCEATYDKAPVEKEGIQVLDWPFDDGAPPPTQIVDDWLNLLKTKFREEPGCCVAVHCVAGLGRAPVLVALALIESGMKYEDAVQFIRQKRRGAFNSKQLLYLEKYRPKMRLRFKDANGHNCCVQ, from the exons ATGGG ACGTCTTGCCAACATGAACCGCCCTGCCGCTGTTGAGATTTCCTATGACTGCATGAGATTCCTCATCACACACAACCCCACCAACTCCACTCTCAACAAGTTCACTGAG GAGCTGAAGAAGTTTGGGGTGAACACACTGGTGAGAGTATGTGAAGCCACCTATGACAAGGCGCCAGTGGAGAAGGAGGGCATCCAGGTCCTG GACTGGCCCTTTGATGATGGAGCTCCGCCCCCCACCCAGATTGTAGATGATTGGTTAAACCTGCTGAAGACTAAGTTCCGAGAGGAGCCAGGATGCTGCGTCGCCGTTCACTGTGTCGCAGGATTGGGCCG AGCACCTGTGCTGGTGGCTTTAGCCTTAATTGAGAGTGGAATGAAGTATGAAGATGCGGTGCAGTTTATAAGACA gaaGAGACGTGGAGCCTTCAACTCCAAACAGCTTCTTTACCTTGAAAAATACAGACCCAAGATGCGTCTGCGGTTCAAGGATGCCAACGGCCACAACTGCTGTGTCCAGTAG